One segment of Argiope bruennichi chromosome 11, qqArgBrue1.1, whole genome shotgun sequence DNA contains the following:
- the LOC129957317 gene encoding gastrula zinc finger protein XlCGF52.1-like gives MKPFSCHDCQQDFNDIFDFEMHCEAHLNETKPFVCDVCHKVFKHKRSLTLHSYIHTRAKPHSCYICNLGFTHKYKLVNHYLSHYKKKPKDSSSVKKKQPIKSRKKKSSSKCFFTCDMCFKMFDNERDLQRHYSVHFNEKPFKCSICEKGFNEKWKLSRHAVYHKGKRFVCGVCNRKFSTKNNLASHFVTHTKEKPYKCQICNKAFGRKSNLNVHYVSHTEERPYVCKICDKGFKLKDKLNVHMRSHDKDKPFGKPYKCEICDKDFLHKTNLRLHYYLHSDEKNYICEVCNKGFAHTYFLQKHRRNHIEDKPFVCTICSKGFSHQSKLKVHSVTHITEKTYACDKCGKTFACKSYLATHKVIHNEEKPFSCDLCDKKFARVRYLTRHQMLHAEQKMYTCDVCNKSFAIRRYLTKHFRIHEKKILV, from the coding sequence ATGAAGCCTTTTTCTTGTCATGATTGTCAGCAAGATTTCaatgatatatttgattttgaGATGCACTGTGAAGCTCACCTAAATGAAACTAAACCATTTGTTTGTGATGTATGTCATAAAGTATTCAAGCATAAAAGATCATTGACACTTCATTCTTACATTCACACAAGAGCCAAACCTCACTCCTGTTATATTTGTAATCTTGGTTTTACCCATAAATATAAGCTTGTTAACCATTATTTGAGCCATTACAAAAAGAAGCCTAAAGATTCTTCTTCGGTGAAGAAAAAGCAGCCAATcaaatcaagaaaaaagaaatcatctAGTAAATGTTTTTTCACTTGTGATATGTGtttcaaaatgtttgataatGAACGCGATCTTCAGAGACATTATTCTGTTCATTTCAATGAGAAACCATTCAAGTGTTCAATATGTGAAAAGGGATTCAATGAGAAATGGAAACTTTCTAGACATGCTGTTTACCATAAAGGTAAGAGATTTGTGTGTGGTGTATGTAATCGAAAATTTAGCACCAAAAATAACCTGGCATCGCATTTTGTTACTCATACGAAAGAAAAACCATATAAATGTCAAATATGCAATAAAGCATTTGGCCGGAAAAGTAATCTTAATGTACATTATGTCTCTCATACAGAGGAAAGGCCTTATGTCTGTAAGATTTGTGATAAAGGTTTCAAGCTTAAAGATAAGTTAAATGTGCACATGCGTTCCCATGATAAAGATAAGCCCTTTGGCAAGCCTTACAAATGTGAAATATGTGACAAGgattttcttcataaaactaATCTTAGACTTCATTATTATTTACACTCTGATGAAAAGAATTACATTTGTGAAGTGTGCAATAAAGGTTTTGCACATACCTACTTTCTTCAAAAGCATCGTCGTAATCACATTGAAGACAAACCATTTGTTTGTACTATTTGTAGTAAAGGCTTTAGCCATCAGTCTAAGCTTAAAGTTCACTCTGTTACTCATATAACAGAAAAGACCTATGCTTGTGATAAATGTGGCAAAACATTTGCTTGTAAATCATATCTTGCCACTCATAAAGTTATTCATAATGAAGAAAAACCATTTTCTTGTGATTTATGTGACAAGAAATTTGCTCGTGTGAGGTACCTTACACGACATCAAATGCTGCATGCTgaacaaaaaatgtatacatgCGATGTATGTAATAAGTCTTTTGCCATTCGACGATATCTAACAAAGCATTTCCGCATTCATGAAAAGAAGATACTTGTATAA